ATTTTACTTGTAATtatgttgaataatttaataaattatataaataaacttacttgaaacattaaatatgCATCAGCAGCACATGGTCCTAAACTTTTAGGTGCTTGATTAgtaggaatttttaattcttccaaatttatttcatctgaATCTTCATTGTCAGGACTTTGTTCATCTTCTGCAACAACACGCTCAAACACTAATGAAACTAATTGTCTTACTGTAGCTCCTGCTGTATTAATTGTTGTAGAATCTTTTGTAAAGTGTAAACGAAAACACAAAACCAAattctgaaaatgaaatatatattattctcatatattatttaaaatattgatattataagtcttttacagataaaataaattattactcttGCAAGTGTTTCTCCATGAACAACAGTATTACTAGTAAGTAAGAGAGTTACAGATTGTAAAACTTTAACTTCTTCTGTTCCTGTTTCCATTAACATCCATAATGTATCTGTGATATAACGAGCACCTTTCTGATCAACAGCTTGCTGAGTAATTAATCTCTGCatcatatttaaacaaaactgaaataaataataatataatataaataatataaataataaatataaaatcattaaaattaatataaatttgttgctTCAAATAtaccttaataatttttacatctttACTTTCACAACCTTGAACTaaaggatataaaatttgattaacaatataataaattggagCACCTGAAGCATTTGAAGCTGTTCTTATCTTTGCAATTCCTTCCTCACATgactgtaataaaaaatatatttattttagtttttaaaaaaaaatgatataaatatatatatataaaacgttaTGAGAAAAAAACTTGATGTTATGAGAAAGACACAAAGTTAAAAAACTAAcctaacttttatttaatgttatataataatatgcaattaaatattacaattaataataataacatacttCTTTGATttgtggatatttttttttcgtctcggAGGCGAGGACTTTCAAGTCAGCTTGTAGTGATTCCAAAAATTTGGAAGTATTTTCCGAATTAGTTCCGATAGTTGTACTTgccattatatcaaaattctttttttatagtgttatcataaaaatctatttcattgtaagttataaataatttcttaagaaataCATATTGCCATAAGAAAATTCGTATCTAACTGATAGTAGGTGAGTTGGCACATCCCATACCGATTATCAGAAATGACAACGAACAGGTGACAATCTAGTGGATTTGTCTGTacgcatttttaaatttacgtcATCTTAATAAcactttctaaaataattattttgatatattaataatcttttgattaaatttttctaaaaatcgtGTTTTCTTACTATTATCAgttatttgcattttaattgTAACACATTCACGTAAATAATAAACTGTAGAATGCAATGGCGCTgataacttatatatagaaatcatattttattattaatcatgaatcaatttataaactaGAGTGGAAACTCATACATATAatcaaacatatattatttgaaattatatttacatacatataaatttttataaattttaatatttattatgtattttaattaattatatctttataatattacataatttaaattaaataaaatttatagaatattgaagattttcataatacaaacttataaaattttctttggcGAATCACTATATAATACTGAACAGTACCAAAcagtattttattgtatttcataTCGATACATCCAATCTCAAAGATTTATAGTCTGAGGTTTCCAGTCGTTTCTTCGGCGTGTTTCAATCGTGCTTTAATATTGAGaggaattgtattttttcttaaagtgtttgataaattataagaaaaagtgTCGCGAGAAACCATTTCCAATACACAGAGGAACGAAGTTCCTTACAAACTCGCGTATAAACTTCGCAATCAACCCGACTTAAGAAACGTAACTAACTTGTCGAGAATGACTGCAATTACGGCAAGCGGCGATGGGCGAAATGCTCATGGACAAgcttataaagataaaagtaaACCAACGGATATTCGTAGCAGTAATATTAATGCTGCAAAAggtaaatacataataatattaaaatatattttaaatgtttcactcttcattgattattttttataacaaaaattttaccttATATGGTCATATTTAACATAActgtaaattttatcattacaaatctaaaagaaatattaaaattgattttataaaatttaaaacatattaaatatatttaaataaatttattacatatatatatatatatatgtaatatgcaTGCacatatgtgtatgtgtgtatgtataataatttacattatttaaattaaaatttttttattcaaattttatgaataaattataataattacattaatgtatatttatatatttttggataaaatttttatctaaaagatACTTAATATTTCAGCTGTTAGTGATGCAATTCGTACTAGTCTTGGTCCCAGAGGAATGGATAAAAtggtaaaattaattctatatgttattaattaaatttcttcttttaattatttttaattaagttattttatataataattatattttattatatatatttagattcaaGCAGGAAATGGAGAAGTTACAATTACAAATGATGGTGCTACTATTTTAAAGGAAATGAACGTTGTACATCCTGCAGCAAAAatggtaattttttattaatattaaaaatattaaaaatagtttttttactttcatatttttttatgtttttagttAGTTGAATTATCAAAAGCACAAGATGTTGAAGCTGGAGATGGTACTACTAGTGTTGTTGTCATAGCTGGTTCTCTTTTGGAAGCTGCAGAACGTTTATTACAGAAGGGAATACATCCTACTTTGATTAgtgattcttttcaaaaagctGCAGCTAAAGCTGTAGAGATATTGACAAATATGTCTATTCCTGTCGATTTAAGAGATAAACAATCATTAATTAGAGCTGCAGCAACTTCCTTGAATTCAAaagtatatgtttataaatattattttgaaatacttataaaatataaatttaaattcataaaatattaatatggaatatttctttttaaggtTGTCTTTCAACAGTCAAGTCTTTTAGCACCATTAGCTGTAGATGCAGTATTAAAAGTTactgaagaaggaaaagaaagtacTGTAGATCTCAATGtaagaaaatagatatttaaattatatttaagtaataaatatattaagtttatatCTTAatgttattacatttatagaatataaaagtaatcaaaaaattaggTGGCACAGTTGAAGACACTGAACTTGTAGAAGGATTAATCTTTACACAGAAATCCTGTAATGTTAATGGACCAAAGCGTAttgaaaaagcaaaaataggtttaattcaattttgcaTTTCTCCACCTAAAACAGATGTAAGTactacaaaagaaaaaaatatgtaaatgtgaatataaatataaaattcaatttataaaaatttttattggtttAGATGGATCACAATGTAATTGTATCTGATTATGCTGCAATGGATCGCGttttaaaggaagaaaggacttatatattaaatattgtgaaacaaattaaaaaaactggTTGTAATGTACTCTTAGTACAAAAATCTATTCTTCGTGATGCTGTTAGTGATTTAGCTATACactttttagataaaattaaagttatggtaattaaagatattgagCGCGAAGATATTTCGTTTGTATGCAAAACATTAGGTTGCAGACCAATCGCATCATTAGATCATTTCGTTGCTGAAAATCTTGTTAATGCAGAATTATGCGAAGAAGTACAAACTGGAAGCTCTAAATTTGTTAaggttaatatatttaaaaaatataatttatataaaattataatatttttctattgtaaatattattttttaaattattttactctgtttcttttttttttttgtagattaCTAAAATACAAAATCCTGGACCTACAGTAACAGTTCTTGTACGTGGCAGTAACAAATTGGTTCTAGAAGAAGCAGAACGTTCGTTGCATGACGCATTATGTGTAGTGCGTTGTTTAGTGAAGCAAAAAGCTTTAATTGCTGGAGGTGGGGCACCTGAAATAGAACTTGCATTAAAATTAGGAGCATACGCCCAAACTTTAACAGGTGTTGATGCTTATTGCATTAATGCTTTTGCAAACGCATTTgaggtaaattatatataacattatatataacattatataattaatttaatatataattaatttactagaaatacacataaatttttaacacatttcttaaatatgtatttcgaaatattatagataattccATCAACACTAGCAGAAAATGCAGGATTAAATCCTATTGCAACTGTAACAGAACTTCGAAATCGGCATGCTAAAGGTGAACATACTACTGGAATTAATGTGAGAAAGGGTTcaattactaatattttagaagaaaatgtaATTCAGCCACTTTTAGTTTCTACAAGTGCTATTACACTTGCTTCGGAAACTGTTcgtagtatattaaaaatcgatgataTTGTGAATACAAATCAataatttgtatcaaatttaaattgcaaaatttaaattttatctggattataaaatatcacattacatttttgatttcatatttagcttctaatatttttgatttattaaactaataaaatcgaattgtttttttcattgtattttaaaataaaataaatctgctttcacaaaacaatttattttatattcttcttataaattatattttttaatttcattaatattaatatgtactaaataatataattatgtggAATGAaagttacttttttaataaaaataataaactgcatataaaaaattatttttattttgtgtgattttttaaaattaatgctgAACAAAACACAGaagtacaaaaattaatttaaattttattatccgtCTTTGCAGAGTTAAATCTAAGCTCTTTATGTCatgtaaaaaaacaaatataattttcatacatacaataatattgaagattaaaaagattatatttttttgtacatttctatttttaataaaatatatcatccattcattgaattgaatattaatactattgataattttataaaattttaaagattttaaaatctttttaatataaaatatatatttaaaatttaatatttaaatgcaaattaGATGTTCTAACATATtgcacaataaattaaaacattttaagacatatataacatttgatttaaatcttaatataatttatcaaaaaaatgttttaaacatttatatatttttccatttaaaaaaatttaaaatttattgggaTATATCGcccaataaaataatctataattatattttgtaaacaaataataaaatatatatagcttATTTATAGCTTACTTTATATTGGACAATAAAGGACTTCATgtcctaaaataaaaatcatgataAAAATGAGATACAATCAAGTAAGTGTGAGACCAAATCTCTGGGCTATTTCTGGTGTATGTGAAGTTGCAACTGCGAGTAAAAGTGGTACATCTGCTGCATCAAGATCGAGAGCATATGTCAGATTTGCAATACTAGCATCACATATTTCTGTTGTCAATAACATTTCTGCTAATGCTTCACTTTTTAGCCACATTTCTCTTAGTTTTGCTTCCAATATACCTATAcactataattgaaataaaaattataaatatatatgttatgctatcttattttaaataaaataattattttaaatatttttatatgtttaaaacattttttgatatttctatctaacacttaaatttaaaattaataataatgatttcttaCTTGCGAAGCTGAACGATATTTTCGCCATAAATAAGCAAAACTTTCCAACATATTGGCTACAAGTCTTGACATTCCGATTGGTAATGGTGCAGTATGTAAGGgcatattattagatataattccAACATGCCAAGTATCTAAATCGGCTAAAATACAAAGTGATTCGGCAATTGATTGATCAATAATCGGAAAACGTACACTGGCAAGACATTCTTCACGTATGCAGTACCACCATTCTTTGTTTATTTcagattcatttttattttcttcttgctgaacaactttcttttttcttctttttttcttttttaataaaccttGTAAGACTAAACCCCATGTATAGGATGattcagaattatttaatccCTGTGATTCTTCagattttatactattttgtAGAAGTGTCCTTGTAAAACCAGTATCCTGGGGTAAATCagtcttctttattttttttgttctgtaattagaaattttacatcTACAATTAATCTTATCTGttgtcaatatttattatagtccGCGACACTAACCGCGGCATAGGTAATTCAACGACACTGCTAGCTTCCATCAAAGTTTCTAGACTATTTGATCTAGATAATCCAACATTTCCATCGCCTACAGTATTACCACAAGTACGTAATACTTCTGTTGCATTTGTAGGAGTTTCAAGaacttgtttataattatcataattctgTGATGGTATATAGCCTTCCCCATTACATCTTTGGCAAAACCTTAAAGATCTTGGAGATACTCCTGGTGACTGAATACTTTTAGATGATTCAGGAAagtttctttgaataatttttctcaatacaCCTTCCGGCAATTGTGCAGATGTACTTGGTACCCT
This region of Apis mellifera strain DH4 linkage group LG14, Amel_HAv3.1, whole genome shotgun sequence genomic DNA includes:
- the LOC551275 gene encoding T-complex protein 1 subunit delta; this encodes MTAITASGDGRNAHGQAYKDKSKPTDIRSSNINAAKAVSDAIRTSLGPRGMDKMIQAGNGEVTITNDGATILKEMNVVHPAAKMLVELSKAQDVEAGDGTTSVVVIAGSLLEAAERLLQKGIHPTLISDSFQKAAAKAVEILTNMSIPVDLRDKQSLIRAAATSLNSKVVFQQSSLLAPLAVDAVLKVTEEGKESTVDLNNIKVIKKLGGTVEDTELVEGLIFTQKSCNVNGPKRIEKAKIGLIQFCISPPKTDMDHNVIVSDYAAMDRVLKEERTYILNIVKQIKKTGCNVLLVQKSILRDAVSDLAIHFLDKIKVMVIKDIEREDISFVCKTLGCRPIASLDHFVAENLVNAELCEEVQTGSSKFVKITKIQNPGPTVTVLVRGSNKLVLEEAERSLHDALCVVRCLVKQKALIAGGGAPEIELALKLGAYAQTLTGVDAYCINAFANAFEIIPSTLAENAGLNPIATVTELRNRHAKGEHTTGINVRKGSITNILEENVIQPLLVSTSAITLASETVRSILKIDDIVNTNQ